The Saprospiraceae bacterium genome includes a window with the following:
- a CDS encoding T9SS type A sorting domain-containing protein, which produces MDGITWQVLDTVIFPKANASGFYEGFEGPDFGAVSARFVLITALSNYGAPCTGLGELKINVLNSPLPVELLSFSGKCESIHVKLNWATETEKNSDFFEIENSEDAKDWTNVAKVSAAGESLKRKEYHFDIKNSDNGSGYYRLKMVDLDGKYTYSPIIFTDCASKTDGFSIYPNPAKEYITVFRNTSKNELINYSILDNFGRIIETGVISEKNEINIGQLHSGKYFLQLVVDGTPISKEFMKI; this is translated from the coding sequence TATGAAGGTTTTGAAGGGCCGGATTTCGGTGCTGTATCAGCCAGATTTGTATTAATTACCGCTCTCAGCAATTACGGAGCACCCTGTACAGGACTCGGTGAGTTGAAAATAAATGTACTCAACAGTCCGTTGCCGGTTGAACTACTCTCCTTTTCAGGTAAATGTGAATCCATCCATGTTAAACTCAACTGGGCAACGGAGACAGAAAAGAACAGTGACTTTTTTGAAATTGAAAATTCTGAGGACGCAAAAGATTGGACAAATGTAGCTAAAGTTTCAGCTGCAGGTGAGAGTCTGAAACGAAAAGAATATCATTTTGACATTAAAAATAGTGACAATGGTTCTGGATATTACAGACTGAAAATGGTGGATTTGGATGGAAAATATACTTATTCACCTATTATTTTTACTGACTGTGCTTCAAAAACAGACGGATTCAGCATTTATCCTAATCCGGCTAAAGAATATATCACTGTATTCAGAAACACTTCTAAAAATGAGCTGATTAATTATTCTATATTGGATAACTTCGGACGAATCATTGAAACCGGTGTTATTTCAGAAAAAAATGAAATCAATATCGGACAGCTTCATTCAGGTAAATATTTTTTACAATTGGTGGTTGATGGTACGCCAATAAGTAAAGAATTTATGAAGATATAA
- a CDS encoding SdpI family protein, which produces MATVSVFSLILGSTSLVFLLAGWLMGKYPPTKINQLHGYRTTSSMKSQEHWDYAQKISNFEFLKAGVILLLLAPLGFFFNSGETLQTVFALVILVIVVLNAILQTEKKIKMKFEE; this is translated from the coding sequence ATGGCTACTGTAAGTGTATTTTCATTAATATTGGGATCAACATCGTTGGTTTTTCTGTTGGCTGGTTGGCTCATGGGAAAATACCCTCCAACGAAAATTAATCAGCTTCACGGCTATAGAACGACTTCCTCTATGAAATCTCAGGAACATTGGGATTATGCCCAAAAAATCTCAAATTTCGAATTTCTGAAAGCAGGGGTTATCCTTTTACTTTTAGCTCCATTAGGCTTCTTTTTTAATTCGGGAGAAACACTTCAGACTGTTTTTGCTTTGGTCATTTTGGTTATTGTGGTCTTGAATGCCATTCTTCAAACTGAAAAAAAGATCAAAATGAAGTTTGAAGAATAG
- a CDS encoding T9SS type A sorting domain-containing protein, with translation MQTGPDCRIYMHTGYCLPYMHIIMEPDKKGKDCDVRQHVLKFETPVCNIPYFPNFRPDTPYPYCNPEIVVVTGTSDFNPIVTTEKQISIHPNPSSGIFTIYAPDPIQSVSVYDLHGRRWMQQSGDLSDVLEINGTSLFSGMYIIKVVCGNNKIYTSRILKID, from the coding sequence ATGCAGACAGGGCCGGATTGCCGCATATATATGCATACAGGTTATTGTCTGCCCTATATGCACATCATCATGGAACCGGACAAAAAGGGAAAAGACTGTGATGTAAGACAGCATGTCCTGAAGTTTGAGACACCGGTATGTAATATCCCATATTTTCCCAACTTCCGTCCGGATACACCCTATCCCTACTGTAATCCGGAAATCGTAGTTGTGACAGGAACAAGTGATTTCAATCCGATAGTCACAACTGAAAAGCAGATCAGTATTCATCCCAACCCTTCGTCCGGTATCTTCACGATTTATGCTCCTGACCCTATACAATCTGTTTCTGTTTATGATCTGCATGGCAGGAGATGGATGCAGCAATCAGGAGATTTATCTGACGTTTTAGAGATTAACGGAACATCACTTTTTTCAGGAATGTATATCATAAAAGTAGTTTGTGGAAATAATAAAATATATACTTCCCGAATCCTCAAGATCGACTGA
- a CDS encoding T9SS type A sorting domain-containing protein: MNAQNDTIIELGVSYDHHFANQFTSEEDAIAYISEIVDTVNCIYSRKSPSLMVQISILRKLYHALPITASAHQRRLQATAFWFNQIDLCNTPDLAMHLTIQLPGVAGQASGGACNITRNGGVGIAEADINNVKRAANIFAHEMGHMLGMSHEEDIPGNSDYCVSNFGLMCDFVNPKDCNKYVYSTHNNTSYANKINNSTCLLQPNVDVVDLECPNCSQAVVITNTSQNDFYVDFGCEEEIPSFELEGTISNNCENLQNDRQYRIYIDYNDNYIDIVESESIFAQVVPYPGGNPEFNSRLEMNWMTLPRGSGAINSVKVRPKGTGQISNGSGFPNYTRVNFVYNINPEAYIVSVGSEILPLSKTTIKSVQYRFNYNHQIDKTNQSYTTASELTNPNENDIYNFCYGTKFDVYLDGIFDIDVNKAFCNTNFYFTPDSRLLVRDGVTLDLNECSFNSCGEKWNGITLEGSGKIILKKSTLSNANIGITSDSRKAVVRIEDGCLFDGNHTAISLLESRLEKLSGSVFRNGQTGIILTNCPVVLSENCDFRNLAYGVESNGTSLKVEGGNFEGKSLFQGKGINLIGEGNNLNVSKSTTFSRWQTGIVSARNIYESNGTIFDNNTIGTVIINSPGLKHDIYKNTFRNGQRGIISTNNSGNDVYSRIDDSDFDNLDVSLSITGQSGAKGWFVWDSDFTNVKQRGISLNNSFNNYVDENRLTAEGRSNSRLITVEGSSANIINYNTLNNLSATNESSQRLGIYLSGSMGNVVQCNNIQGGTYGINVWGNSNGNYNRNTMSSSHTGLYCGLYPSNGLSLMGQQMHRFNFWENGTFTIGAKHLGGDIFFVNESQFIVDNSQDSRYRPNPISSVSTDWFINQATGSTSTSCSGSPNGGGSYNIPGPLENDDNYDIGLIEDFVGGDFNFGAFNAALNFSADFRIYNAVKNAGQDSLFKNVPNIHSFIAAHSAGNIGKLYEASSLIRSSRYADTSLTDAIDTLKSLWTNYNIDQPHLTEQQQLLRMEDIYVADSTVKVIYTNIRDQHLHDIDDALIILNNIYDTLTPVLNQIAILRAVASLHQNDTLTLTEWQTLTEIAVQCPLSGGESVYAARGLLESKADSVYYNDHDLCDTTVIRTAQSYQLVSIQPNPSSGIFTIYAPDPIQTVSVYDLHGRIWIHQSGEYGNMYQLDAKELHPGLYFIKLECDNNDKIYTSKIIKIE; this comes from the coding sequence TTGAATGCTCAAAATGATACTATTATAGAATTAGGTGTAAGTTATGATCACCATTTTGCTAATCAATTCACTAGTGAAGAAGATGCCATAGCATACATCTCTGAAATAGTAGATACAGTTAATTGCATTTACTCCCGTAAAAGTCCATCATTAATGGTTCAAATAAGTATTCTCAGAAAATTATATCACGCTTTACCTATTACGGCATCAGCCCACCAAAGAAGATTGCAGGCAACTGCCTTCTGGTTTAATCAAATTGATTTATGCAACACACCGGACTTAGCCATGCATTTAACGATTCAACTCCCCGGAGTCGCAGGACAGGCTTCAGGAGGAGCGTGCAATATTACGAGAAACGGAGGAGTTGGTATCGCTGAAGCAGACATCAACAATGTCAAAAGAGCAGCAAACATTTTTGCTCATGAAATGGGACATATGCTTGGTATGAGTCATGAGGAAGATATTCCGGGAAATTCGGATTATTGTGTCTCAAATTTTGGACTAATGTGTGATTTTGTAAATCCTAAAGATTGTAATAAATATGTATATTCAACTCATAATAATACCTCATACGCAAATAAAATTAACAATAGCACATGTTTATTACAACCAAATGTCGATGTAGTCGATTTGGAATGCCCTAATTGTTCCCAGGCTGTAGTAATTACCAATACTTCCCAAAATGACTTTTATGTAGATTTTGGGTGTGAAGAAGAAATTCCTTCATTTGAGTTGGAAGGTACAATTTCAAATAACTGCGAAAATCTTCAAAACGACAGACAATACAGAATATATATCGATTACAACGACAATTACATTGATATTGTAGAGAGTGAATCTATATTTGCACAAGTAGTTCCATATCCTGGAGGCAATCCTGAATTTAACAGCAGATTAGAGATGAATTGGATGACTCTGCCCAGAGGCTCAGGTGCAATAAATTCAGTTAAAGTAAGGCCTAAAGGTACAGGTCAAATCAGTAATGGATCAGGGTTTCCAAATTATACCAGAGTGAACTTTGTGTACAATATAAATCCAGAAGCTTACATTGTAAGTGTAGGTTCAGAAATTCTACCTTTATCTAAAACCACAATTAAATCAGTTCAATATAGATTTAATTATAATCATCAAATCGACAAAACTAATCAATCTTACACTACTGCTTCTGAACTGACGAACCCAAATGAAAATGATATTTACAATTTTTGTTATGGAACAAAATTTGATGTCTATCTGGATGGTATATTCGATATAGATGTAAACAAAGCATTTTGCAATACTAACTTCTATTTTACCCCTGATTCAAGATTACTGGTCAGAGATGGTGTCACGCTTGATCTGAATGAGTGCTCATTTAATAGCTGTGGTGAAAAGTGGAATGGAATCACGCTGGAAGGAAGTGGAAAAATTATACTTAAAAAAAGTACTTTAAGCAACGCAAATATCGGCATTACATCAGATTCTCGAAAAGCAGTCGTCAGAATTGAAGATGGTTGTCTTTTTGATGGTAATCATACAGCCATATCGCTCCTGGAATCAAGACTGGAAAAATTATCAGGTTCTGTTTTTAGAAATGGTCAAACAGGGATAATACTCACAAATTGTCCAGTTGTATTATCAGAAAATTGTGATTTCAGAAATTTGGCATACGGAGTTGAAAGCAATGGCACTTCATTGAAGGTAGAAGGCGGTAATTTTGAAGGAAAAAGTTTGTTCCAAGGAAAAGGAATAAATTTGATTGGTGAAGGGAATAATTTAAATGTAAGCAAGAGTACAACTTTTTCTAGATGGCAAACCGGAATAGTGAGTGCTAGAAATATTTACGAAAGCAATGGTACAATTTTTGACAATAATACTATAGGAACTGTCATCATCAATTCACCGGGTCTGAAGCATGATATTTACAAAAATACTTTTAGAAACGGGCAGAGAGGTATCATATCTACAAATAATTCCGGCAATGATGTATATTCTAGAATCGATGATTCTGATTTTGACAATCTGGATGTGAGCTTATCCATCACTGGTCAAAGTGGTGCTAAGGGCTGGTTTGTCTGGGATTCTGATTTTACAAATGTAAAACAACGCGGCATCAGTTTAAATAATTCATTCAACAACTATGTAGATGAAAACCGGCTTACCGCAGAAGGCAGATCAAATTCAAGACTTATCACTGTAGAAGGAAGCTCTGCCAACATCATTAACTATAACACACTGAATAACCTTTCTGCAACAAATGAATCGTCACAGAGACTGGGTATCTATCTCTCAGGCAGCATGGGCAATGTCGTCCAGTGCAACAATATACAAGGTGGTACTTACGGGATCAATGTATGGGGCAACAGCAATGGTAATTACAACCGTAATACGATGTCATCCAGCCACACCGGTCTGTACTGCGGACTCTATCCATCCAATGGCTTGTCTTTGATGGGTCAGCAGATGCACCGGTTTAATTTTTGGGAAAACGGCACATTTACAATAGGAGCTAAACATCTGGGTGGTGATATATTTTTTGTAAATGAATCTCAATTTATAGTAGATAACTCACAAGACAGTCGCTACAGACCAAATCCCATCTCCTCGGTGTCAACAGATTGGTTTATTAATCAAGCAACGGGAAGTACAAGTACATCATGTAGCGGATCACCTAATGGCGGCGGGTCATACAATATCCCCGGTCCGCTGGAGAATGATGACAATTATGATATCGGTCTGATTGAGGATTTTGTAGGAGGTGATTTTAATTTCGGAGCATTTAATGCTGCGCTCAATTTCAGTGCTGATTTCAGGATTTATAATGCGGTAAAAAACGCCGGGCAGGATAGCTTATTCAAGAATGTACCCAATATCCATAGCTTTATAGCGGCGCATAGTGCAGGGAATATAGGAAAACTATACGAGGCATCCTCATTGATTCGATCATCCCGATATGCTGACACCTCTCTGACTGATGCCATAGATACATTAAAATCACTTTGGACAAACTATAATATCGATCAGCCTCATCTCACCGAGCAACAACAATTGTTACGGATGGAAGATATTTATGTGGCGGACAGCACGGTGAAGGTCATTTATACTAATATCAGAGATCAGCATTTGCATGATATTGATGATGCCCTCATTATACTCAACAATATTTACGACACCCTGACTCCTGTGCTCAATCAGATAGCAATACTGCGTGCCGTAGCATCGCTACACCAAAATGATACGCTCACTCTAACCGAGTGGCAGACTTTGACCGAAATTGCAGTACAATGTCCGCTTTCGGGAGGTGAGTCCGTATATGCTGCCAGAGGATTGCTGGAATCAAAAGCTGATTCGGTGTATTACAATGATCACGACCTGTGTGATACTACTGTGATCCGAACTGCTCAATCTTATCAGCTTGTGAGTATTCAGCCCAACCCATCATCCGGTATCTTTACGATTTATGCTCCTGACCCTATACAAACTGTTTCTGTATATGATTTACATGGTAGAATATGGATACATCAATCCGGGGAATATGGAAATATGTACCAATTAGATGCCAAGGAACTACATCCCGGCCTTTACTTTATTAAATTAGAATGTGACAACAATGATAAAATTTATACTTCCAAAATCATAAAAATTGAATAA
- a CDS encoding Re/Si-specific NAD(P)(+) transhydrogenase subunit alpha — MILGILKEPNYNRVAIVPSSAKQLSSLGIETVVESGAGLKAGFSDDAMIEAGYKVSQRADILSHADMVISISPAEKQDLSKMKSGASVISMYAPYQNPDAIQSVSDLPLNVFSMDMIPRTTLAQSMDVLSSMASLAGYKAVLKAAEHYNSMFPMMMTAAGTIPPTKVMILGAGVAGLQAIATAKRLGAVVEAFDTRLAAKEEVQSLGASFVEVEGAVDDKGAGGYAVQQSEEYLARQRALVQERALKSNIVIATAQVRGRKAPLLITEDTIQHMKPGSVIVDLAASTGGNCAFTENNKTVIKNGVIVIGNSDLADELSGVSSTLFANNIINFLKILVKDGNIIPDETNEIIKNALISKA; from the coding sequence ATGATTTTAGGAATATTAAAAGAACCAAATTATAATAGAGTTGCGATTGTTCCTTCGTCTGCCAAACAATTGTCATCTCTGGGCATAGAGACGGTAGTTGAAAGCGGTGCAGGTCTCAAAGCCGGATTCAGTGACGACGCCATGATCGAAGCAGGTTATAAAGTAAGTCAAAGAGCAGATATACTTTCCCATGCGGACATGGTAATCAGTATTTCACCGGCTGAAAAGCAGGATCTCAGTAAAATGAAATCCGGAGCATCTGTTATCTCCATGTATGCACCTTATCAGAATCCCGATGCAATACAATCGGTTTCAGATCTGCCATTGAATGTTTTCAGTATGGACATGATACCCCGGACTACTTTGGCGCAGTCAATGGACGTGCTCTCGTCAATGGCTTCCCTTGCAGGCTATAAAGCGGTACTGAAAGCGGCAGAACATTACAACAGTATGTTTCCGATGATGATGACCGCTGCAGGAACTATTCCACCTACAAAAGTGATGATTCTGGGTGCCGGTGTTGCCGGTCTTCAGGCAATAGCAACAGCCAAACGCCTTGGAGCCGTTGTGGAAGCATTTGATACCCGCCTTGCAGCAAAGGAAGAAGTACAAAGTCTCGGAGCCAGCTTCGTGGAAGTCGAAGGTGCTGTTGATGACAAAGGTGCCGGTGGCTACGCAGTTCAGCAATCTGAAGAATACTTAGCGAGACAAAGAGCATTGGTGCAGGAAAGAGCATTGAAATCCAATATCGTCATCGCCACGGCTCAGGTACGGGGACGAAAAGCACCTTTGCTGATCACAGAAGATACCATTCAGCACATGAAACCGGGATCCGTTATTGTTGACCTCGCTGCTTCGACCGGTGGGAATTGTGCTTTCACAGAAAATAATAAAACGGTCATCAAAAACGGGGTGATTGTAATCGGAAACTCAGACCTTGCCGACGAACTGAGTGGTGTATCCAGTACCCTTTTTGCAAATAATATCATCAACTTTTTGAAGATATTAGTTAAAGACGGCAATATCATACCGGATGAAACCAATGAAATCATTAAAAATGCATTAATTTCAAAAGCCTGA
- a CDS encoding NAD(P) transhydrogenase subunit alpha: MEHIAQFINENIILIYLLVFMVILGFEIISNVPTILHTPLMSGANAISGIVIIGGILLMRRTDSSDTITIIMAAIAIVLGMVNVIGGFAVTNRMLSMFKKKK; encoded by the coding sequence ATGGAACATATAGCTCAATTTATCAATGAAAACATCATATTGATTTACCTTCTGGTGTTTATGGTCATACTTGGATTTGAAATCATCTCCAATGTACCGACCATCCTGCACACACCATTAATGTCCGGCGCAAATGCCATCAGTGGCATCGTCATCATCGGCGGTATATTATTGATGCGGAGGACAGATTCCTCTGACACAATCACGATTATTATGGCAGCAATAGCCATTGTACTTGGGATGGTCAATGTCATCGGCGGATTTGCTGTGACCAACAGAATGCTGTCCATGTTTAAAAAGAAAAAATAA
- a CDS encoding NAD(P)(+) transhydrogenase (Re/Si-specific) subunit beta gives MYIAAIVKVAYLLGALAIVWGLKYLSSPDSARKGNLLASAGMGLAIVTAILEPLEGASNNYLWILLALAIGTLIGWYKSKKVQMTDMPQLVSLFNGLGGASAMVLAIIEFSKIGDAVITLGAGLILISTLIIGAVSFTGSVLAYLKLDGKVEDKNVTFRGHNTVNNIFAVVILGVAIWCLLEGEGQYMFFGWILLALSLVYGFSFVAPIGGADMPVVISLLNSLTGISAATAGVLFDNQIMLVGGILVGASGTILTVLMCNAMNRSLWNVIVGNFGGSSSGAVAGAAGVYREVTTSDLAIQLYYSQRVIIVPGYGLAVSQAQKVCQELDAILSKNNVEVFYAIHPVAGRMPGHMNVLLAEANVSYEKLLTLEEANEKFKGCNVSIIVGANDVVNPAAKTDPSSPIYGMPILDVLDSDSVVILKRSMKPGYAGIENPLFFEDKSKMLFGDAKDSLNKLIQEIKSVAG, from the coding sequence ATGTACATAGCTGCGATAGTTAAAGTAGCCTATTTGTTAGGCGCATTGGCGATAGTGTGGGGTTTGAAATATCTGAGCTCGCCGGATTCTGCCAGAAAGGGAAATCTGTTGGCGAGTGCCGGAATGGGACTTGCTATTGTGACCGCTATCCTCGAGCCTTTGGAAGGAGCTTCCAATAATTATTTGTGGATACTCCTGGCATTGGCAATCGGAACTCTAATCGGATGGTATAAATCCAAAAAGGTTCAGATGACGGATATGCCACAATTAGTTTCCTTATTTAACGGTCTGGGAGGTGCATCTGCGATGGTTTTGGCGATCATAGAGTTCTCTAAGATTGGAGATGCTGTTATTACATTGGGCGCAGGTCTGATACTGATTTCAACATTGATCATAGGTGCTGTCTCGTTTACCGGTAGTGTATTGGCATATCTCAAATTAGATGGCAAAGTCGAAGATAAAAATGTCACATTTAGGGGGCATAATACGGTCAATAATATTTTTGCAGTTGTAATACTGGGTGTTGCTATCTGGTGTTTGCTGGAAGGAGAAGGCCAGTATATGTTTTTTGGATGGATACTTCTTGCACTTTCCTTAGTATATGGTTTTTCATTTGTAGCGCCGATAGGGGGTGCTGATATGCCGGTGGTCATTTCATTATTAAATTCACTCACAGGAATATCCGCAGCTACAGCAGGTGTACTTTTTGACAATCAGATTATGCTGGTTGGTGGTATTTTAGTGGGAGCTTCCGGGACTATCCTGACCGTACTCATGTGTAATGCCATGAATCGATCGCTTTGGAATGTCATCGTAGGTAATTTTGGCGGATCTTCATCGGGTGCAGTTGCTGGTGCTGCCGGCGTATATCGGGAAGTGACCACCAGTGACCTGGCGATTCAGTTATATTATTCACAGAGAGTGATTATCGTACCCGGATACGGTCTCGCAGTATCACAGGCTCAAAAAGTTTGTCAGGAATTAGATGCTATTCTGAGTAAAAATAATGTAGAAGTATTTTATGCTATTCACCCGGTTGCGGGCAGAATGCCGGGACACATGAACGTATTGCTGGCAGAGGCCAATGTGTCTTACGAAAAGCTTTTGACGCTGGAAGAAGCCAATGAAAAATTCAAAGGCTGTAATGTATCCATCATAGTCGGAGCCAATGACGTGGTAAATCCTGCTGCAAAAACGGATCCGTCGAGTCCTATCTACGGAATGCCGATTTTGGATGTTTTGGATTCGGATTCAGTCGTTATACTTAAGAGATCTATGAAACCCGGATATGCCGGTATTGAAAACCCGTTGTTTTTTGAGGACAAATCCAAAATGCTTTTTGGGGATGCCAAAGACTCCCTCAATAAACTGATACAGGAAATAAAATCTGTTGCCGGATAA